DNA sequence from the Sphingomonas taxi genome:
GCGAAGCCCGGCGAATGGGTCGCGATCTCGGGCGTCGGCGGCCTCGGCCACCTTGCCGTCCAATATGCCATTGCGATGGGCCTGCGGGTCTGCGCGATCGACGTTGACGACGGCAAGCTGGCGCACGCCAGTGCGCTCGGTGCGGAAGTGCTCGTCAATGCGCGCGGCGCCGACCCGATCGGTGACCTGAAGACGGCGACAGGCGGAGGCGCGCACGGCGTGCTTATCACCGCGCCATCGCTCGCCGCGTTCAACCAGGGCGTCGCGATGACGCGCCGGCACGGCACGTGCGTGCTCGTCGGCCTGCCGCCCGGCGAGTTTCCGCTGCCGCTGTTCGATGTGGTGGCGAACTGCATCACCGTCCGCGGCTCGTTCGTCGGCACCCGCAAGGATATGGCGGAGGCCCTGGCCTTTGCCGCGACCGGCAAGGTGAAGGCAGATATCGAGCTGCAGCCGCTGTCGGCGATCAACGCCGTCTTCGACCGCCTGGAACATGGCCAGGTGCCCTCGCGCGTCGTCCTCGATTTCGGAAGCCAGTCATGACCACCGCAACCCTTCCACATCAACGCTTCGTCCAGAATCTGCCGTATCGGCAGGGGCCGCTGGCGCCAGACATGCTGCGGCGGATGGACGCCTATTGGCGCGCGGCGAACTATCTGTCAGTCGGCCAGATCTACCTGCGCGACAATGCAATGCTCGACCGGGCGCTGACCATCGCCGACGTGAAGCCGCGGCTGCTCGGCCATTGGGGCACGACGCCGGGGCTGAACTTCCTCTACGTCCACCTCAACCGGCTGATCGTCGAGCATGATCTGGACATGATCAACATCATCGGTCCGGGGCATGGCGGCCCCGGGCTGGTCGCGCACACCTATCTCGAAGGCTCGTACACCGAACGCTATCCGGCGATCGAGCGCAGCCGCAGCGGCATGCACCGGCTGTTCCGTCAATTCTCCTGGCCGGGCGGGATTCCAAGCCATGTCGCGCCTGAGACGCCCGGCTCGATCCACGAGGGCGGCGAGCTGGGCTATTCGCTCGCGCACGCCTACGGCGCGGCGTTCGACAATCCCGATCTGCTCGTCGCGTGCGTGATTGGCGACGGTGAGGCGGAAACCGGCGCGCTGGCAGCGAGCTGGCATTCAAACAAGTTCCTGAACCCCGCACGTGACGGCGCGGTGCTGCCGATCCTCCACCTCAACGGGTTCAAGATCGCGAACCCTACGATCCTCGCGCGGATCGACCATGACGAGCTTGAAGCCCTGCTGCGCGGCTACGGGCACGAGCCGATCTTCGTGGAGGGCAGCGACCCGCAAGTGGTTCACCAGCAACTGGCGGTCGCGCTCGATGACGCGCTGGCGCAGATCAGGGCGATCCAGGCCGCGGCGCGTGCTGAAGGCGCGAACCCGGAGCGTCCGCGCTGGCCGATGATCGTGTTCCGGACGCCGAAGGGCTGGACGGGGCCGAAGGTCGTCGACGGCAAGCCCGTGGAGGGAACGTGGCGCGCGCACCAGGTGCCGATCGCCGATTTCAAGGATCCCGAGCATCTGCGCCAGCTCGAGGCGTGGATGCGCAGCTACCGGCCGGAAGAGCTGTTCGATACGAACGGCAAGTTCCTCGACGAATACGCGTCGCTCGCCCCGACCGGACATCGGCGGATGGGGTCGAACCCGCATGCCAATGGCGGCGAGCTGCTGGCACCGCTGTCGCTGCCGGACTTCCGCACTTACGCCGTGCCGGTCGCCGCGCCCGGTCAGGTCGACGCGCCCGCGACGCGCGTGCTGGGCACCTATCTACGTGACGTGATGAAGCTCAACATGGGCACGGTGAACTTCCGCCTGTTCGGTCCCGACGAGACCGCGTCCAATCGGCTTGCCGATGTGTACGACGTCTCGGGCAAGGTCTGGATGGCCGATATCGAACCCGTCGACGAGAATCTGTCGACCGACGGCCGGGTGATGGAGGTGCTCAGCGAGCATCTCTGCCAGGGCTGGCTCGAGGGCTATCTGCTGACCGGCCGGCACGGCCTGTTCTCGTGCTATGAAGCGTTCGTCCACATCGTCGACTCGATGGTCAACCAGCACGCCAAATGGCTGAAGGTCACCAAGGGTATCCCGTGGCGCCGACCGATCGCTTCGCTCAACTACCTGCTGACGTCGCATGTCTGGCGCCAGGACCATAATGGCCTGTCGCACCAGGATCCCGGCTTCCTCGACCACGTCGCCAACAAGACGGCGGACGTGGCGCGGCTCTACCTGCCGCCCGATGCAAACACGCTGTTGTCGGTCGCCGACCATTGCCTGCGCAGTCGCGGCTATGTGAACGTCATCGTCGCGGGCAAGCAGCCTGAGGCGCAGTGGCTCGGCATGGACGCGGCGGTCCGGCACTGCACGGCCGGCGCCGGCATCTGGGACTGGGCAGGGGACGACGCGGATCCCGAGGTCGTCATGGCGTGCGCCGGCGATGTACCGACGCTAGAGGCGCTGGCCGCGGTGACGCTGCTGCGCGAGTATGTGCCCGACATCCGCATCCGGGTGGTGAACGTCGTCGACCTGATGGTCCTGCAACCCCGGACGCGGCATCCACACGGCCTCGACGAGCGCGAGTTCGACGCGATGTTTACGCGCGACAAGCCGGTGATCTTCGCGTTCCACGGCTATCCCGCGCTGATCCACAGGCTGACCTATGCCCGCGCGAACCACGCCAATATCCATGTGCGCGGCTATCAGGAGCGGGGAACGACGACGACGCCGTTCGACATGGTCGTATTGAACGATCTCGATCGGTATCGCCTGGCTCTCGACGCGATCGAACACATCCCGCGCCTGCGTGACCGCGTGCCGGCGGAGACGGCGCGCTACTGGACGACGATGGAACGCCACAAGCTCTACATCGCCGAGAACGGCGACGACATGCCGGAGGTGCGCGACTGGCGCTGGCCGGCGTGATCGTCGACAGCATCGCGCTGGTGCTGAACAGCGGTTCGTCGTCGCTGAAGTTCGCGGCGTTCGACCTCGCTACGCCCGACCTGCCGGCGATTGTGTCGGGGCAGGTCGACCCGGCTGACGGAGAGGCCGCGTTCGCGGCGATCGATGCGGCGCTGGCGGAGGCCGGTGCGTCTCCGCCGATCGCGGTCGGCCATCGCATCGTGCATGGCGGACCGCAGTTGCTGCGGCATTGCCGGATCGATGCGGACGTGATCTCCAAGCTCCAAGAGGCCGAGCCGTTTGCCCCGCTCCACGTGCCCGCGGCGCTGGCGCTGCTGGCGACCGCGAGCGCGCGCTACCCAGGACGCACGCAGATCGCCTGTTTCGATACCGTATTCCATGCCGGCATGCCCGACATCGCGCGGACGCTCCCGATCCCGCGGTCGCAGCGGACGGCCGGGCTGCATCGCTATGGGTTCCACGGCCTGTCATGCGAATCCATCGTGCATCAGCTCGGGCCAGACCTGCCGGCGCGGCTGGTGATCGCGCATCTCGGCAACGGCGCCAGCGTCACCGCGGTGCGTGGAGGGCAGTCGATCGACACGAGCATGGGCCTGACGCCATCGGGCGGCGTCATCATGGGCACGCGCACCGGCGATCTCGATCCGGGCATCCTGATCCACCTCATGCGCGCGGGCGGCTATGGCCCGGCCGAGCTGGAGCGACTGATCGACAAGGAGGCCGGGATGCTCGGCATCTCCAGCCGGTCGGGCGATATGCGCGTCCTCCACGACGCCTCGCCCGATGCCGACGCCGACCTCGCGATCGCGATGTTCTGTCGGTCGGTCGCCAAACAGATTGCGGCGATGATGACCGCGCTGGGCGGCACCGACATGATCGTGTTCACCGGCGGGATCGGCGAGCATGATGGACGCGTCCGGGAGATGATCTGCGCGGATCTCGCTTGGGCGGGTGTGACGCAGGCCGTAGGTGATGCGACGACGCCTGAAGAGGTCTGTATCGCACTCACCCGTCCCTCGCGCGAAGAGGCGGTCATTGCCCGCCATATGCAGGCGATCCTCGGCACGGGCTGAGGTCGGGTGGCGCCGTTTTTCGGTCGCGCGACGCTGACGCTGCCACCTCTATGTATAATCCGATCGTCGCGGGTCGAGCCGTGAGGGGCTACCAGATTGGGCAGCCAATCGAGGACGATTACGCGATCGCATGGCGCACGGATCAGGAGATCGTCGATGTACACGAACCCGGACGAAGCCGCCTATTGCATCACCCGGATCGCACGCTCCAACGTACTGGCCGCGGCATCGACGGACAGTTGCGCACGCGCCTCGCATCTCGGGATCGCCGAAGGCTATGAGGAGCGGCTGACGTCGCTGACCCGCTCGCGTCGCACCGGTCCGGCTCTGGCCGATGCTTGAGCGGACCGCACAGCCGACGGCCGCGGTGTCGCGCACTAGCGCACTCGCCCGCTGGGACAACGAGGGCGGAGCACTCTCACACCCGGTGCCGGTCAAGGCACCTCATGTGGACGTCGTCCATCATCTGTCCGATCAGGAAATGGTCTGCCTGCGCAGCCGGGTGATCGCCCTGGAGAATGTCGTCATCGCGATGCTGGCGGGCGGATCGCACGACCAACGCGCCGTGGTCCATGACATGGCCTTGTTCGTCCGACCGCCCCTCGATGAGGTGCAGGACCGGCTAACGATGCACGCGGCCGACCTGATGGATCATCTCGCCGATCGGGCAACGCGCTTCGCGCGCGTTCTCGCCTGAGCTTGAACGCGCCGCCCTGACGCTGCCGGACGAGGCGAGCGTCGAGGCGGTGCGTTGGGTCAGCGTCACAGGCGGTTTCTGAGATTGGCGAGACTGACGACCGGCGACAGCTTGCCGTCGATCTCGCTGCATTCGCGCTCCAGATCGGAGCGTACTTTCTCGATCTCGCGATCGGTGAGATGCTCAATACCAATGAATTGCGATCGGGCCGCATCGACCGCCCGGATCAGCTCATCGAGCTTGGCCTGCATGGCGGCCGCATCCCGGTTCTGCGAGTTCTGGATCAGGAAGACCATCAGGAAGGTGACGATCGTGGTCGCCGTGTTTACGACCAGCTGCCAGGTATCCGAAAAGCCGAACAATGGCCCGGTGACCGACCAGAGGACGATGATGCCGACCGCCGCCACGAAGGCACCGGGCTGGCCGGCGAAACCGGCTATGCGGGTCGCCGCGGCGGTGAACATACGATCGAGCATGCTCAGTGCGCCAAGGCAGGCGATGGCGATCGCGCCCCAGGCCCCGTCAATCGATCAGACCGCATCGAGCACCCGTTCCGGAGTATGCTGGCCGACATCGTGGAGAGCGAGAAAGGCCTTGAACAGCACGCGCGGGTCGTAGGTGCCCTTGTACACGGGGGACGGAGTCCGCTCGAGGCCGAGCAACCCGGCTACCGCTGCCTGCGCCGAGCGGATCGAATATTCGACGGTGAAGACGACATCGTCCGGCAGCTCGACGAACTGGCCGATGAAGCCGAAATTGATCGCCTGGGCGGGCACGGCCTGCGGGCGGTCGCCATGTACCCGCGGCAGGAACTGGCTGGTGATGAAGGGCATCATGCACGGGATGCAATTCGCGGAAGCGAGGATGCGGTCGGCCTGCTCGACGATGCCGAGATGGCCCATGATCTCCACCATGATCTCACGGCCGGTGCAGGCGGACATGGGCTTCTTCACGAAGTCACCGAGCGCATCGACCGAGAGACCGTACCCCCAGAAGACGGTCACGTCCTCGGGCTGGCCGATGAAGTGCGGCTGATGCGGGATGACGATGGATGCCAGCCAGCTCGACTGGGGGAAAGTGACAAGCCCGCCTTCGCCCGGCACGTTGCCGGTCGCATCGCGGACCAGATCGAGGAAAGTCGGGTCGCTCAGCGTCGTGGTGAACGACACCCATTTCGAGCGATCGATATGATCGGCGAACACCGCTGGGCGCCCGAAGTCGCCACGGTCAGCGGCGATGTTCTGCCATAGCTGCCACGCGCCGCCATCCGCCTTCCCCTTCAGCGCCGGCACCGCATCCATGCCGCCCAGGCTCGACGCCTCGGTCATCGATCCCAGCGTGACCAGCACATAGTCGCCGTCCCGAACCTCGATGCAGTCCTTGATACCGGCCTTCTCGATGACGATCGTCTCGACGGCGTCGCCGCCTCCACGATGCGTGAACTCGAGGTCGACGACGCGCGTGCCGGTTTCGAAGCGGACGCCGCGGTCGTCGAGCCATTTGCGCAACGGCCGCACCATTGAATCATACTGATTGTAGACGGTCCGCATGATGCCGGTCAGGCGATTGAACCCGCCGACCATGTGCGCGAAACGGACGAGATAGCGCTTGAACTCGACGGCGCTGTGCCACGGCTGGAACGCGAACGTCGTGCACCACATGTACCAGAAATTGGTCTCGAAGAACGCCGGGTCGAACTGATCGGCGATCGTCGAGCGGCCCAGCATCGCCTCGGGCTCGAGGCCGAGGCGCTCGATCGTCAGGATATGGCCTTCGGTGAGACCGAACGCCGGCGTCGTCCGTCGTTCGCCGTCGACGAACAGCCGCGACTTCGACGACGTCTGCATCGTCCTGTTCCAGTCGAGGATCTCCTGCGTGACCGTGCCGGTGCCGTCGAGTGTCGGGATCGACGCGAAGAGGTCGAAGGTGCAGAGATACTTGCTCTCGATCATCCGGCCGCCCCGCAGAACATAACCGCTCTCCGGGGTGCCCGATCCGTCGAGACTCCCGCCGATGACGCCGGACTCCTCGAGGATCGTGATGTCCGACCCCAGCATGTCGCCGTCCCGGATCATGAACGCCGCTGCGGACAGCGAGGCGATGCCGCCCCCGACCAGCCACGCCTTGGCACTCGCCTGGGGAGCAGGGCGCTTGAACAGCAACAGCTCGGCGCCTTCTTGACTGACGATCATGGCGAAATCTCCGTGCCGCTGCCGCTGGACCCGGAATGGGGCGTTCGGTCGGGCTGGGTGAGTCTTGTCAGTACCGCCCGCGGCGGGGTTCGGCCCAGCGTCGGGAACTACCTAACGCTCAGCCCTCCGCATTCCAGCCGGCCCAACTGTGATCGATCGATGCCTCAATCGCGGTCAGCAGCGCACGATCGCCGATGTTCCGTGCGAACACCGTGTCGCCGTGGCGCTCGGCCTCGATCAGCATCGCAATGCCTGGGTTGAGCCCATCGAGGAGGATCGCCTTGCCGCGCCAGCCACTGGCCCGCATTTCGCGCAGGAGCGCGGGGCCGTCGATGTCCTCCATTTCGAGGTCGAGGATGAGGCACGGATAATCGCGCGACCGCGGATCGGCGAGCAGCGCGGCGCAGGTCGCATAGGACCGGACGTCATAGTCTTCCGAGCGCAGCATTAGCTGTCGCGCGTGCCGGATGGTGGAATCGCCATCGACGAGGGAAACACCGATCTTCTGTCGTGACGAAGGCGTGGTAGCGTTCTGCATGCGGATTTCCTTGGGTTTCTCCAAGGATCACACGGGGGGCGGCCTCACGTCTGTACGTAGAAGGCGAGGGGAAGGGGTCGCCAATCAGTCGGGTTGAGTGTCGCCGAGACCCGCCGCGAACGCGATCCGCAGGACATCGGACAGACTGCGCGCGGACAGCTTCTCCATCAGATTGGCGCGGTGAACCTCGACCGTCCGCGTCGCGATACTGAGATCGAAGGCAATCAGCTTGTTGGGCCGCCCCAGGACCATGCCGTCGAGCACGTCGCGCTCGCGCGGCGTCAGCGCCGCGAGGCGGACCGAGGCCTCGGCTGCGGCAAGCTGACCGCGATCGTTTCGACCGGCCTGGCTCAACGCTTCGTCGATCGCGGCCAGCAACGCGGTCCGCTCGAACGGCTTCTCCAGGAACTCGATCGCACCGGCCTTTACCGCACGCACCGCGAGCGTCACGTCGCCGTGGCCGGTCAGCATGATGACTGGGAGCATGATGCCCTGTTCGGCAAGCCGCGCCTGCACTTCCAGCCCGTCGATCTCGGGCATCCGTACGTCGAGCAGTACGCACCCTCGCGTTTCGCGGGTGGCGGTCTTCAGGAATTGCACGCCCGACGCATAGGCTTCGACACTATGGTCGGCCTTCCGCAGCATGAAGCCGACCGATTGGCGGATCGCCTCGTCGTCGTCGACGATATGGACGGTACGTGCGGGGTCAGACATCATCGGCTCCTGCCAGGGGCACGCAGAAATGGAAGGCCGTCCCCGATGTGGCACCGGCCTCGGCCCAGATCCGACCGCCATGCGCCTCGACGATCGTGCGGCAGATCGAGAGACCCAGCCCCATGCCGTCCTCCTTCGTGGTTGCGAACGCCTCGAACAATCGGTCGCGGATGTCCGGGGACAGGCCCGTGCCGGTATCCGCGACGGTGACGCGCACCCAGGCATCACGATCGGGCGCGGTCGCGATCGTCAGCTCCTTGCACGGCGACGACGCCATCGACTGGATCGCGTTGCGGATGAGGTTGACCAGGACCTGCTGGATCTGGACGCGGTCGACCAGTACCGTTTCGAGCCCCGCGGCGATCGTCATCGTCACGCTGACCCCCGCCTCGTGCGCGCCAAGCAGGCCGAGGCTGGTGGCTTCCTCGACGATCGTGTCGAGCCGTTCCGCCTTGAAGCCGGTGTCGCCGCCGTCGACGAACGCGCGCAGCCGGCGCACGATCATGCCGGCGCGCAACGATTGGGCTGCTGCAAGCTCCAGGGCCTCGGCGATCTCGCCGAGCAGGCCGTCATCGGTCTCGCCGATCATGGCACGTGTCGTCTCGAGAAAGGCGGCGATCGCGGTCAAGGGCTGGTTGATCTCGTGGGCGAGCGTGGAAGCCATCGTCCCCATCGCGCTGACGCGGGAGACATGGACCAGCTCGGCCTGAAGCTCCTTCATCCGGCGCGCGGTTTCGTGCCGGTTCGTCAGGTCACGCACGAAGCCGGTGAAGATCCGCTCACCCGCGATCGACGCCTCGCCGACCGCTAGTTCGATCGGGAAGGTTTCGCCGTTGGCGCGCTGCGCAGTCGCGACGCGGACGTTGCCGATGTTGTGGGGAATGCCGGTCTGCAGATAAGTGTGGAGATGGCCATCGTGCCCGTCCCGGTCGCCGGGCGGCATCAGCATGCTGACGTTTTGCCCAATAACGTCTGCCTTCGCATATCCGAACAGTTGCTCGGCCGTGGTGCTGAACGACGACACGATGCCGGTTTCGTCCATCACGATCATCGCGTCGGGTACGGTCGCGAGGATCGAGCGGAGATGATGTTCGCGTCGGACGACCGCGGCTTCCGATGCCTTCTGGTCGGTGACGTCGCGGATGACCTTGCCGAAGCCGCGCAGCTCGCCGGCGTCGTTGCGAAGCGCGGTGATCGTCACGCCGGCAAGAAATTCCGACCCATCCTTGCGGAGACGCCAGCTGTCCTCCTCGATGCGACCAAGCGCTGACGCCCGGGCCAGATCATCGGCCGGCTTTCCGGCCGCGACGTCGTCGGGGGTATAGAAGATGGCGGAATCGACGCCGATGACCTCCGCCTCGGTCCAGCCCTTCATCCGCTCCGCGCCACGGTTCCAGATCGTCACGCGCCCCTCGGGGTCGAGCATATAGATTGCGTAGCCCGTCGCCCCGTCGATCAGCAGACCAAGCTCCTCGGCCACGACCGCATTCCTGCGGGCGACGGCCTCGGCGTCGGACAAATCGCCGCGAGGCACCGCTGCGTTCACGAGGGCGGCGCGGTCTGTTTGCAGGTGCGAAAGTCGATCATCTGACGGCGTGCCTCCGGCCGGGTAAAATCCCGAACCATCGGCAACCCATGCCGGGTCAACGCTTCGCGAGGCGGTATGACGCAATATCAGGCCAACGGTCTGAAAAGCGTCATCGCGATCTCGCCTGCTACCAGCAGCGAAAGCACAGCACCGCCGATCGACACCCGTCGGTTCATCGTGATGATCGGCCTGAGAAGCGTCTGGATTGCCGTGTGCATGATCGTCATCCCTTGTTGTTCAAGGGCGTGTTGGGCGCTTGGCCGAGGCGGCGATATTGTGGTTTCACACATCGCCGGCCGGCGCGAATAGCGATTATACCTATCCGGCCAGCTGATAGGTGGCATGCCCACCCGTCTCGAACGATGATAGATTGGCCATCGTCGTCTTGGCGATCGCGGACAGCGCCTCGTGTGTGAAGAAGCCCTGATGGCCGGTCACGAGCACGTTCGAGAACATCAGCAACCGCTCGAAAGCATCGTCCTGGATGACCTCGCTCGACAGATCCTCGAAGAACAGCTCTTCCTCTTCCTCATAGACGTCGAGTCCAAGATGCCCGATCCTGCCGCTCTTGAGGCCCTGGATCACCGCTGCGGTGTCGATCATGCCGCCCCGGCTCGTGTTGATGAGCATCACGCCATGCTTCATGCGGTCGATCGCGGGCGCATCGATCAGATGCCGCGTCGCATCGGTGAGGGGACAGTGCAGCGAGACGATGTCCGCTTCGGCCAGCAAGGTATCAAGCGTGGTGTAGGTGACGCCGAGCGCGGCGCAGGCGACATTCGGAATGACGTCATGGGCGATGACCTTGCACCCGAACCCGAGCATGATCCGCGCGACGCCCGCGCCCACACGCCCGGTCCCGACAATGCCGACTGTTCGGCCGTGCAGGTTGAAACCCAAGAGTCCCTCGAGCGCGAAGTTGCCCTCCCGCACCCGGGCATAGGCGCGGTGGATATTGCGATCGAGCGACAGGATGAGCGCCACCGTGTGCTCGGAGACTGCCTCCGGCGAGTAGGCCGGCACACGGGCGACGGCGATGCCGAGACGCTTGGCCGCGGCCATGTCGACATTGTTGAACCCCGCTGATCGGAGCGCGACGATCTCGACTCCGACATCCTTGAAGACCTGGAGGGCGGCAGCATCGACCTGATCGTTGACGAACGCGCATACCGCCGTCGAACCCTGCGCCAGGGTCGCGGTCGCGGCCGTCAGCCGGTC
Encoded proteins:
- the adhP gene encoding alcohol dehydrogenase AdhP, which codes for MPHMMQAAVVEAFGQPLTLRAFEIPTAGPGQILVKTEACGVCHTDLHAARGDWPVKPAPPFIPGHEGIGIVVEVGAGVEVVKLGDRVGVPWMYSACGHCEYCLSAWETVCPEMQFAGYTRNGGFAEYILADPDYVARIPDGLSAVEAAPIICAGVTTYKGLKETDAKPGEWVAISGVGGLGHLAVQYAIAMGLRVCAIDVDDGKLAHASALGAEVLVNARGADPIGDLKTATGGGAHGVLITAPSLAAFNQGVAMTRRHGTCVLVGLPPGEFPLPLFDVVANCITVRGSFVGTRKDMAEALAFAATGKVKADIELQPLSAINAVFDRLEHGQVPSRVVLDFGSQS
- a CDS encoding phosphoketolase family protein, which translates into the protein MTTATLPHQRFVQNLPYRQGPLAPDMLRRMDAYWRAANYLSVGQIYLRDNAMLDRALTIADVKPRLLGHWGTTPGLNFLYVHLNRLIVEHDLDMINIIGPGHGGPGLVAHTYLEGSYTERYPAIERSRSGMHRLFRQFSWPGGIPSHVAPETPGSIHEGGELGYSLAHAYGAAFDNPDLLVACVIGDGEAETGALAASWHSNKFLNPARDGAVLPILHLNGFKIANPTILARIDHDELEALLRGYGHEPIFVEGSDPQVVHQQLAVALDDALAQIRAIQAAARAEGANPERPRWPMIVFRTPKGWTGPKVVDGKPVEGTWRAHQVPIADFKDPEHLRQLEAWMRSYRPEELFDTNGKFLDEYASLAPTGHRRMGSNPHANGGELLAPLSLPDFRTYAVPVAAPGQVDAPATRVLGTYLRDVMKLNMGTVNFRLFGPDETASNRLADVYDVSGKVWMADIEPVDENLSTDGRVMEVLSEHLCQGWLEGYLLTGRHGLFSCYEAFVHIVDSMVNQHAKWLKVTKGIPWRRPIASLNYLLTSHVWRQDHNGLSHQDPGFLDHVANKTADVARLYLPPDANTLLSVADHCLRSRGYVNVIVAGKQPEAQWLGMDAAVRHCTAGAGIWDWAGDDADPEVVMACAGDVPTLEALAAVTLLREYVPDIRIRVVNVVDLMVLQPRTRHPHGLDEREFDAMFTRDKPVIFAFHGYPALIHRLTYARANHANIHVRGYQERGTTTTPFDMVVLNDLDRYRLALDAIEHIPRLRDRVPAETARYWTTMERHKLYIAENGDDMPEVRDWRWPA
- a CDS encoding acetate/propionate family kinase is translated as MIVDSIALVLNSGSSSLKFAAFDLATPDLPAIVSGQVDPADGEAAFAAIDAALAEAGASPPIAVGHRIVHGGPQLLRHCRIDADVISKLQEAEPFAPLHVPAALALLATASARYPGRTQIACFDTVFHAGMPDIARTLPIPRSQRTAGLHRYGFHGLSCESIVHQLGPDLPARLVIAHLGNGASVTAVRGGQSIDTSMGLTPSGGVIMGTRTGDLDPGILIHLMRAGGYGPAELERLIDKEAGMLGISSRSGDMRVLHDASPDADADLAIAMFCRSVAKQIAAMMTALGGTDMIVFTGGIGEHDGRVREMICADLAWAGVTQAVGDATTPEEVCIALTRPSREEAVIARHMQAILGTG
- a CDS encoding low affinity iron permease family protein, giving the protein MLDRMFTAAATRIAGFAGQPGAFVAAVGIIVLWSVTGPLFGFSDTWQLVVNTATTIVTFLMVFLIQNSQNRDAAAMQAKLDELIRAVDAARSQFIGIEHLTDREIEKVRSDLERECSEIDGKLSPVVSLANLRNRL
- a CDS encoding oleate hydratase: MIVSQEGAELLLFKRPAPQASAKAWLVGGGIASLSAAAFMIRDGDMLGSDITILEESGVIGGSLDGSGTPESGYVLRGGRMIESKYLCTFDLFASIPTLDGTGTVTQEILDWNRTMQTSSKSRLFVDGERRTTPAFGLTEGHILTIERLGLEPEAMLGRSTIADQFDPAFFETNFWYMWCTTFAFQPWHSAVEFKRYLVRFAHMVGGFNRLTGIMRTVYNQYDSMVRPLRKWLDDRGVRFETGTRVVDLEFTHRGGGDAVETIVIEKAGIKDCIEVRDGDYVLVTLGSMTEASSLGGMDAVPALKGKADGGAWQLWQNIAADRGDFGRPAVFADHIDRSKWVSFTTTLSDPTFLDLVRDATGNVPGEGGLVTFPQSSWLASIVIPHQPHFIGQPEDVTVFWGYGLSVDALGDFVKKPMSACTGREIMVEIMGHLGIVEQADRILASANCIPCMMPFITSQFLPRVHGDRPQAVPAQAINFGFIGQFVELPDDVVFTVEYSIRSAQAAVAGLLGLERTPSPVYKGTYDPRVLFKAFLALHDVGQHTPERVLDAV
- a CDS encoding response regulator, which produces MEKPKEIRMQNATTPSSRQKIGVSLVDGDSTIRHARQLMLRSEDYDVRSYATCAALLADPRSRDYPCLILDLEMEDIDGPALLREMRASGWRGKAILLDGLNPGIAMLIEAERHGDTVFARNIGDRALLTAIEASIDHSWAGWNAEG
- a CDS encoding response regulator transcription factor, which codes for MSDPARTVHIVDDDEAIRQSVGFMLRKADHSVEAYASGVQFLKTATRETRGCVLLDVRMPEIDGLEVQARLAEQGIMLPVIMLTGHGDVTLAVRAVKAGAIEFLEKPFERTALLAAIDEALSQAGRNDRGQLAAAEASVRLAALTPRERDVLDGMVLGRPNKLIAFDLSIATRTVEVHRANLMEKLSARSLSDVLRIAFAAGLGDTQPD
- a CDS encoding PAS domain-containing sensor histidine kinase, which gives rise to MRHTASRSVDPAWVADGSGFYPAGGTPSDDRLSHLQTDRAALVNAAVPRGDLSDAEAVARRNAVVAEELGLLIDGATGYAIYMLDPEGRVTIWNRGAERMKGWTEAEVIGVDSAIFYTPDDVAAGKPADDLARASALGRIEEDSWRLRKDGSEFLAGVTITALRNDAGELRGFGKVIRDVTDQKASEAAVVRREHHLRSILATVPDAMIVMDETGIVSSFSTTAEQLFGYAKADVIGQNVSMLMPPGDRDGHDGHLHTYLQTGIPHNIGNVRVATAQRANGETFPIELAVGEASIAGERIFTGFVRDLTNRHETARRMKELQAELVHVSRVSAMGTMASTLAHEINQPLTAIAAFLETTRAMIGETDDGLLGEIAEALELAAAQSLRAGMIVRRLRAFVDGGDTGFKAERLDTIVEEATSLGLLGAHEAGVSVTMTIAAGLETVLVDRVQIQQVLVNLIRNAIQSMASSPCKELTIATAPDRDAWVRVTVADTGTGLSPDIRDRLFEAFATTKEDGMGLGLSICRTIVEAHGGRIWAEAGATSGTAFHFCVPLAGADDV
- a CDS encoding 2-hydroxyacid dehydrogenase, which codes for MIVTVFSTKSYDRTFMEKAAGSLHTLRFVEDRLTAATATLAQGSTAVCAFVNDQVDAAALQVFKDVGVEIVALRSAGFNNVDMAAAKRLGIAVARVPAYSPEAVSEHTVALILSLDRNIHRAYARVREGNFALEGLLGFNLHGRTVGIVGTGRVGAGVARIMLGFGCKVIAHDVIPNVACAALGVTYTTLDTLLAEADIVSLHCPLTDATRHLIDAPAIDRMKHGVMLINTSRGGMIDTAAVIQGLKSGRIGHLGLDVYEEEEELFFEDLSSEVIQDDAFERLLMFSNVLVTGHQGFFTHEALSAIAKTTMANLSSFETGGHATYQLAG